The following are encoded in a window of Castanea sativa cultivar Marrone di Chiusa Pesio chromosome 5, ASM4071231v1 genomic DNA:
- the LOC142635897 gene encoding uncharacterized protein LOC142635897 — translation MRANKSPNGVVPYPHRKIEKRTHPQNPNPYRKTERESVTVRFENVVGGKLKLKGKALAVKAGGVKKKKKNKKRQDQISEVTENELPPGGSAELSTDPNEEGVDDAKKMSGDGKTVHCDDHLTLAERRYIEQRKQIDFHRLAKVANKSHRDKIQDFNQYLANMSEHYDIPKVGPG, via the exons atgagg gcaaacaaaTCCCCAAACGGTGTCGTCCCCTACCCCCACCGTAAAATCGAAAAAAGAACCCATCCCCAAAATCCAAACCCTTACCGgaaaactgagagagagagtgttacTGTCAGGTTTGAGAATGTGGTTGGGGGAAAGCTGAAGCTGAAGGGAAAAGCTCTGGCTGTGAAGGCTGGtggagtgaagaagaaaaagaaaaacaagaaacgTCAGGATCAGATTTCAGAGGTTACAGAAAATGAGCTTCCACCAG GTGGAAGTGCAGAGCTATCCACTGATCCTAACGAGGAAGGTGTAGATGATGCCAAAAAAATGAGTGGCGATGGGAAGACTGTTCATTGTGATGATCATCTCACTCTTGCAGAAAGGCGATATATTGAACAGAGGAAGCAAATTGATTTTCATAGATTGGCTAAGGTAGCTAATAAATCTCACCGTGACAAGATTCAGGATTTCAACCAGTATCTGGCAAACATGAGTGAGCATTATGACATTCCTAAAGTTGGTCCAGGATGA